AACATGGCGagctccttccttccatggaaggaaagAGCTcgctgctcctccttccatggaagaaaggagcagatctgctctttccttccatggaaggaaaagagctcctcctccatggagcttaaaattttcaaagaaaaaaataaattttgtagcGGATTTTTACGGTGGTAGGTCGGAATTAAGTAGTCcgaatattttatttgttttatataaatttttttagggtttttaattttttttaaaattactgataattaatattaaataaattattattattagctgaatttttttataaaagaaagtatttttgtgtaatttataacattgacgtgtaattagagtatatgctaaaaatgaagAGAAAATATTACCATATAccccaaaaattgaaaatattatattagtacccaacataatatttttggcaaaaatccccctttttttaattgttcCTTTTCAGCTCTACCCCTTTCAATAAGCAGTTACTAAATTAACCCTatcctattattattattctgtACCTTATTACATCACATATTTTCTCTACCAACTTTTTCTTCTCCAAAAAATGATGTTCTGCTACTTTCTAactgttcgcctggaaatattccggacttgaatctttgaatttatattcGGGATCGgcttgaggtttgatactttaacgaacctatgcagatattcacagggcttgtttggttaaaaacacttaatcacgtgatctaaaagtaataatctAGGAGCTActaactcaggcgagattaataccgaaaaactactcctaagttaaaacaatccggagattgcgagataaaaagcactgggcttggtttttgattgattgatttgttgatacaagaataatgaagctctgagctatttatagctcctcctAACCAAGATTCCTAATCTAAGTAGGACTAAAACTCTAGAAAGAAAAATACTCCTAATGAGTCACAAACTCCTAATAAGAagaaaagcaataattaaaaggCTTTTCTTTGGGCCTGAATCCCTCGTACGCCCACATGATGCTCCTATccaacaatgcccccaacaagcttgaaacatttatttttgggCTTGTTCTTCTCTTAATACTTTCTTTGATACTTCCCGGCCCAATACTGAGGCCCAAATCATCGAAAGGGGATTttaaaggggtgcgcatctattgATCTTTCGGTACCCCTTTTGTGCCACATCATCACCAGCTGTCCTCCACGATGTCACGCCTTAACTCCACGACCTTTCGGCTTCCTCTGATTTTCTCTTTTAAGAAAAGTACCATCTCATTTACTCATTCACCTACTCTCTCTACATTTGTCaagctttctctctcctcagcaaCTCCAAGTACTCTGCTAAGTCTACTCTGGTAAACTCTCGTCCTCGCCTTTTTCATATCTGAATCGCCCCTTTAATTAATCGCCTAACTAAGGTGTTTTCTTACTTTGCAGTTACCATGGCTGCTCCTAATGATACCATCGCCACTCAAGTGACCGATAAGATCAACGAGATCCACACCGCAGCTCCAAACACCGATTTTCAGGTAATAATTAAAACCAATGACGATCAAGAGTGTGTTGGTCCGATTCTAGTTTCACCCAGCCATCTATGCGAAATTGCCACTCCGTTTCACGAAGAAGTCCACCACGATTCTCACTCGCCCATCAGTCATCCATCTGGGTGAACATAATGTTCAGAAACTGGCTGACCGAGCACAAGGGTTATCAAGAATGGGTGAACCGATTAAAACCTCATTTCGGCCAACTGTGGAAAGATGTTGGAATATATGAAATGATCGGCCTCTGCAAGGCGAGCAGACCAATAGCAAAGCATTACACTATGGGTGCTTCCCTCTTCTGGTCGACCGCCGTCAACTGTTTTTGCTTCAAGTTCGGCATGATGACCGTCACTCTTTTGGACATGGCTGCTATTCTAAACATCCCAGTTATCGGCGAACGTATCTCGCCCAACTTGGACGCAGATATCCCCATTTTCAAGTTGACGAAAGCCTAAAGGAGCTATGGTCCATTCGTCAACCTTTTTATGGGCGAAGAACCTTACAAGCCCGACACGAGAGAACACATTGCTTTCCTTGCATTTTTCGTGGCGAAATTTTTCCTTTGCACTTCATCATTCAGAGTCAAAACTGGCTGTTTTACACTCGCCGCTGTTCTGGCCGAAGGACGGAAATGCAACCTTGGCGAATTCATGCTAGCTCACTTGTACAGAAGTATGAGCGAGATCGCTCCTCACGCCGAACAACGGGTCTTCCAATGCCCTAGTGGTCCACTATGGGTCCTTCAATTATGGCTCGCCCTTTACTTTCCTGAGCTCTTTGAAGTCGGCCCCCATATCAAAGCCGAACTGTGCGGTTATCAATTAATTGCTGCTGGTACTCGCCTTCCCCATATCCTGGATGTTCTGGAGGTGTTCACCAACTCCGTTCGCACTTCAGAGCTATTTTGCCCGATTTTGACTTTGTAATATCCTCCATCCTGGTTGTACCTGGCTGGGACAGCGATGATACAGAATAAGCAATGGCCGATCCCAAACGGAAACTTGGAGGCCAATATTGGGGTAGCTCCTTAAAAAGCAGAAATTTGATCGCCGGTTTGGAGTATAACCGCAGTAGTATAAAGGCTTACTGCCCTAACTATGTGGCTCGGCAGTTCGGCTACAATcaaggaattccctgtcctttattgatctccGTCAATAATCGTGGGACCTACAGACCCTCAGTCGAAAACTATGTCGATCTTCAATTCATAACTCGCCTTAATAGAGCCTATCTTCCCCTTATATCAGAAATTTCTCGCCCCTCTACCTTACCAAAATGTACCCCTGAATTTGATAGCTGGTGGGCTTCGGTTGTAGAATCGTGTTTCGACCTTTCTCCAAAAGAAATCCTCTctcttcataatttttctttacctCCTTTATCAAGAAACCCAACTCATGCAGATctatttcttttgcaggcaccAAAACGTCCAAAATTCGAAGCTAACCTATTccatctttttgaaatttctaggTTCGAACGCTTTTATAAGTTCAAAATGACCCATTAGATCGGCCTTGTATAAACCTTAGAATGCAGCGTCATAGGCGAATCGCTAGGACTAAGTACAACGAAACAATGAAAAAAgtttagaaagaaaaatatgaaaaaacttACCCTTATGAATTCTTCTTAGCTCATATTCGCCCTAAATTCAAGTATAAGAGTCCACCAGTTCCTAAGTGTAACATGTCCACCCCAAATCCAATTAAAATGCCTAAGAAACAAATTAATAGTCTCAGCCGATCATAAATAGCGAAGGGGTCACTTATACTGGCATCAGATGCCCTTCTGATGTCGAGGCGATAAGTGAATTGATCAAAAATGGCTATACTAGAATACCAGGTAACGAAGATAACATTTCGCCTTTCAAAGTCTTCTTCATTTTGTACTAACTTTTGCTTTTCAGTTGGCGTGCCGAGGTGGGGTAAGGGCGATGTTTATGATACCGACGGCGAAGATCCACCGGAAGCAAAGAAGTCCAGACGAAAGCGCCCGGCGCCTAAGAAATCGTCCAAGAAGGAGCCGAAACTCAAGAAAGTGAAGGCTGATCTCTCCGGGTCTCGCCTCTTTGATCCCACTCCTTCTGATCTTGAAACAAATCGCCCTTCCAGAAGTGCTCATTCATCTTCAAGGGGAGATACCCAGAATGGGGGCGATCATACTTGCGACGAAGGCATCTCCCTTCAAGAAAACCGCTCGTCTCAAAAGACTTCTTCTGAGGTAGCCCCAACGGTGTCACAGATGCTCAACTTCTCACCGCTTCCTGCTTTGCACTCGCCGCTAGGTTCGGACCTGGTGAACCTCCCCGCTCGTCTTGCTGCCAAGACTAAGGTACCTCAACTTTGCTCATTATTACCTTAATAGTAGTCTTATCAGCTGATCTTCTATTTTGGCAAAACATGGCATATTCCTGATGACGCTCCGGCGAAACACGAAAACTTGGCGGCAAAAGCAGCGGCTTTCCTTAATTCTGATAGTGAGGATGAGGAACTGCCTATGCCGGAGGGCGAAATATATCCGAAGTTACCAGTGGGCCTTCTGAGAGCTGGGGCGATCACCTGGACGTTGTTGGCTCGCTGAAAGCTCAAGGTGTAACTATCTTCAAGTCGCCTGACGACTTTGAAAAGATTAAAAACGCTGCAACTACCCTGGCCGACGCTCCTCTAGAAATTCTTAGCGAGAAGGCTCGTGGTGCCATGGTCAAGCTGTCTGCATCGCTCCCTGCCTTCCAGAAAATTTATAACGAGGCGACGCAGATCCAGACGGAACATGACCAATTAACCCTTCAGGAGGCCGAAGCCAAGGAAAAGTTGGAGGCGCTGAAGAATTCTGTGAAATCGGCCGTTTCAGATTTGACTAATCGCTGGGACCACGCCAAGGAGCTGCAAGATAAAATATCCACCCTGAAGATCGAACTGGAAACTGAAGAGAAGGGCATAGGCGAACTGCAGGTCTCCATGGACAAAAGCTTGCTTGAAGGGGTTGATGTGAAGAAAAGCCGGAATATGCTGAAACAAAGCATCGCTAAGATGAAGCCCAAAGTGGATGAAGCTCGCAAGTCTTTCAGCACTGTTCGCAGTGAAATCGGCGATATTCTCAGCCATTTTTAGATTTTTCCAAGCCCAGaacaatttattttctttataattttgtaATACTTGATTTTTAGTACTTTATTGATCGGCCTGGTGGCCGTATCTTGTCACAATTGGAACTCAATTTAATTTCGTATATGAATCGGCCAGTTGGCCGAAAGTTTTGTTAATGCTTGAGTTGGTGCTGTTTTCCtgttatcatatcgttatcggTCTACAACTAGTCCGATATAtagaattttatttcataatgacTCATTACATGTGTTTGGGAAAAACGGAGGCCCCATTGAAAAAACACAAACAATAACAATTAAGAACTGAAATTACATTAAATATGTAAACATCGGTTTTCTGAAACGCCGAACGATCAACATTTTACATGAACATTGGTCAACTTAAAACGTTCGGCGAATATCTTTTGGTATCGTTACTCCTCGTCGGCTCCAAATAGTCGTCGGTCAATGTTCTCCCAACAACTAGGGACGTATTTCTTTAGAAACTGACCGTTGATCGCCCTATCGTGCTCCTCTCCGTCAATATTTGCCAGCACATATGCCCCACCAGTTAACTTGGTGGTCACAATAAACgggccttcccagttcgggCTCCATTTTCCAAGTCGCCTGTCTTTGTGGCCAATAGGTAGAATCGCTTTCCATACCATATCGCCTATAGCGAATGACTTGGGTTTTACACGCTTATTGTACGCCCTTtcgacccttcttttctggGCTTCAAGGTGATCTAGCGCGGCTAGTCTATCCTCGTCGAGGTCCAAGGAGTCTATCACCATCTTGTCAAAGTAATCGTCCTTGGATAAATTATTCTAATATAGACGGCGAGTTGACATGACAGAAAGCTCCATTGGCAGCATTGCATCATATCCATACACCATTCGGAAAGGCGAAGTTCCGGTGGCCGACTTCTGGCTGGTCCTATTCGCGCAAACTGCTTCTGACAACAAAACATGCCATTgtcttgggttttcttcaaCCATTTTTTGAACTATAAGCTTAATAGCTTTGTTCGTTGCCTCGGCCTGTCCGTTGGCTTGCGCATAGTATGGCGTCGAGTGTACCATTTTTATCTTCATCTGAGAAGCCCACCAAACTATATCGCCTCCTGTGAACATGGTCCCTTGATCTGTGGTTATTGATTCGGGTAATCCGTGTCGATGGACGATGTATTCCTTGAAGAACTTGATCACAGCTTCTTGCGTAGGCGATTTCAGGGGCTTGGCTTCAACCTATTTGATGAAATAGCAAGTGGCGATGATAAGAAAAGTATGGCCATCTGACAAGCCAGGATATATCTTCCCTATAAGGTCGACCGCCCATCCTCTAAATGGTCGTGGCTTGATAATGGAGTGTAGTTCTTCGGCCGGGACATGCTGTATAGGACCACATTTCTGACAAACCTCGCACCCCTTAGCGTATCTTATGTAGTCTTGTTCCATCTTCGGCCAATAGAAGTCGTATTTATGGATCAGCCATCTCATTCTAGGGCCCGCCTGGTGAGCGCCAGCTATCCCTTCGTGTACTTCGGCCATTGCTAGCATTGCTTCCTTGGGGCCGATGCATCTGAAAAGTAGCCATTCAAAGCCCTTTTTGTACAAATCGCCTGCCAAAACCCCGTAGTTTAGGGCCAAGGTCCTTAACCTCCTATTTGTATGGTCTGACTTCTCAAACCAGTTTAAGATTTCAATTCTCCAATCTTGGTCAACATCAAGTTGGTAGGCTGAAAATCTCCTTTCGTCAATGGTGATGCCCCCAGTATGAAGATTCGGCATTTCTCTTTCTATTGCATCCAAGTGGAGGTTCATTTTGTACCCACTACCATGCTGAGCTAAATCATTTGCAACAACATTATCGGCTCTCTCGGTGTATTCTATCCTTGTATCCTGAAAGCCTTCGATGAGATGTTTTGCCTTGTTGCAATACCTTACCAGTAATTCGGACTCGCATTTGGATTCTCCAATTACTTGTTTGATAACCAACAAAGAATCGCCTCTAACGTTGATCGCCTTTGCCCCCAGTTCAGCCAAGATCTCGAGACCGAATATTAGGGCTTCGTATTCTGCCTGATTGTTGGTACACTCAAATTGGAGTTTGAACGACAGCCGGTAAGATGCCCCCAGGGGCGAGACAATGTGTACTCCggcgcctgccccctggcttgtCCTGGACCCGTCGAACCACATCTCCCATATGGCTATGTCGCAAAAACTAATTGTTTCCTCCATGAGGGTAATTCCAGGATGATCGGCTAAGAAATCGGCCAACACTTGTCCTTTGACTGCCCTTGGGGGACATATACTAATGTAAACTTGGACATTGCAATCGCCCACTTCCCAATTCGATTTCTTAAGTATGGTTTCGATAGAATATACTTAATAATATCGGTCTGGGACAGTACGTACACCAATACCGGTAACATGTAATATTGAAGCTTGCAACATGTGAAGTACAAACACAAGCACATTTTCTCTATGTTTCTATAGCGAATCTCCGTATCGGTCAATCCACGGCTTAAGTAATAGACCGCTCTTTTGACCCCGTTATCTTCTTGGGCAAGCATGCACCCCAAGGATTCGTGTGCAGCCGATAAATAAAGCAGCAATGGCTTATTCGGCTTTGGGGGGGGTCATAACCGGAGGTTTGGCCAAGTACTCTTTCAGGTCGTCGAAGACCCTCTATTGCTCGCCCGTCCATATCCAATCATCGGTCTCTTTTCCTCAAAGCAAGACACTCACTGTGAAGTTGGCCTGCTGTGTTTGCTATAAACCGTCTGAGGAAATTaatttgaccgatgagcctctggagctgcttcttggttttgggtggttcagcattgatgatcgccttggctttattcttgtctatttctactccccgctggtgaaccaagaaacccaagaagtttccagccgaaacgCCGAAAGCGCATTTTAGAGGATTCATTTTTAATCTGTTACATCGTATGCGTTCGAACCCTTTCCGAAGATTGGCCAGATGAACTTCACTGGTATTCAATTTGACCACCACGTAGTCGATGTAAACTTCAAGGCAATCGAGACCTCTGAATATTTTGTTCATCGCTCTCTAGTAGGTTGCCCCCGCGTTTTTTAAGCCAAAAGGCATGACGACCCATTCGTACGCTCCTATCGGCCCGGGACATCGAAAAGCCGTTTTGGATACGTCCTCTTTGCTGATTGGTACTTGGTTGTATCCAGAATGTGCGTCGAGAAAACTGAGTATCGTGTGCCCCGTTGCTCTATCTATCAGCATATCGGCCACAGGCATAGGGTATTCGTCTTTAGGTGTTTGAGGTTTCGAAAATCTACGCACACCCTTAGCTTTCCATTTTTCTTCATCACCGGGACGATGTTGGAGAGCCATTCGGTGTGCTGGGCTTCCCGAATAAACTTAGCAtcttccaaacgtttaattttgtcCTAGATGAGTGTATCCGCTTCCCTTGACATTCGTCGGGGGGGTTGCCGAAACGGCCGAAATCCACTTTTCAAGGGGAGCTTATGCTCGGCGATATCGGGATCAAGGCCCGGCATCTCATCGTACGACCAGGCAAAACAGTCGCGGAACTCAATGAGTAAAGCGATCAGACATCCTTTGAATTCCTTGTCTAATCCGACGTTGACATATATAGGCTTGGGCGATTCAGCTGTCCCCAAGTTTACTTCGAGAAGGTCGTCTTGTACTTGGGCAGGATCATCTTCCAGTTTCCCTGTTGCCAGCTGTATATCTCCAATTTTCAGCGATCCTGTTGGATCTTGATCTTGGTCTTCATAGATGCATTCGGCTGATGCAATGTCGTACAGCGAGGCCAACTGTCTGATCTTCTCCCTTAATTCTTTATGTCGTGCTATCATTCTAAACGCTTGAGGATAGTAGATCGGTCGTTGCCCCCTAGGGTTACTGATGCTGGCCGATCCGAGTTGACTAATAGGCGAGGTACACTTATCTCCCCTTTTGAACTAAGGGATTATATGTTCCGCACTTCCTCATCATATAAACGTTCTTCAAGTACATTATGGTCTTCGCCGAAGGGGTTGGGGTCGCCCTGTACGACTTCGGCTTCACCGTCGTCTCGCCATATGAATAGCATCTGATGCATGGTCGACGGTATACACATattggagtgtatccaatctcGGTCGAGTAAAATGTTGTAGTTGCTTCGGACGTTGACCACAAAAAACCCTTCTTCAGTTTCTACTCGCCCAACCCTTATTCGGAGGGTAATGTATCATTAAGCCGGCGTCTCGCCTCCGGCGAAATCGGTCATGTAGACATCAGTTGGGTCAAGCTGATCTCGATTTATGCCGAGCTTCTTAAGCATCTTTTCCGGCAATATATTGAGCCCATCTCCGTTATCAATAAGGACCCTGTTGACCAATACTCCGTTCAAATCGGCCTTGATGTAAAGCGGCCGAATGTGCCTTGTCATCCTTGTTTGGGGTTTATTAAGTGATACAACTGCCGTGCTATCGGCACTATCACCTTCCCGGGACGATTACATCGCCTTCCAACGCCGCCTTCTGCCCAGGCTTGCTCCTGTACGAATCGGGGAGCGTAACTACTTTCACTCCATACTCGTCCCTCACGACCGGCACCCAAGCTTTCAGGACCCCCTTTTTGTGCGAAACAATGACCTCACGGTCTTTGGGCAATTTCGCCTTTAACCAACCGTCTTTGTGGGATACAAGCACATCTCTGTAGGATGGTTTCTCACCAAGGTCTACTTCACTCATGTGAGCCTCTGTCCTGTAACTTGTGTCGACAGAATCAGCTGTTCGGCTTGCTTGTTTTGGGACCCATATCTTTCTGATCTTGGGAGTTCGCTGATCATATGGCTCGGTATTCGTATTGATCTGGCCCTTGCCTCCCAACCTTTCAATTATAGGCCTATTTCCTTGCCTGTCACTAGGAGCCAATTTTGCATCATGATTCGCCCTCGACTCCTGTCGTAACCTCTGCATTCGCCTCTTTTGGGTTTttgtcatacgaggggtctcctctgTTGGCCGAAAAAT
This region of Mercurialis annua linkage group LG1-X, ddMerAnnu1.2, whole genome shotgun sequence genomic DNA includes:
- the LOC126668927 gene encoding uncharacterized protein LOC126668927 yields the protein MALQHRPGDEEKWKAKGVRRFSKPQTPKDEYPMPVADMLIDRATGHTILSFLDAHSGYNQVPISKEDVSKTAFRCPGPIGAAVKGQVLADFLADHPGITLMEETISFCDIAIWEMWFDGSRTSQGAGAGVHIVSPLGASYRLSFKLQFECTNNQAEYEALIFGLEILAELGAKAINVRGDSLLVIKQVIGESKCESELLVRYCNKAKHLIEGFQDTRIEYTERADNVVANDLAQHGSGYKMNLHLDAIEREMPNLHTGGITIDERRFSAYQLDVDQDWRIEILNWFEKSDHTNRRLRTLALNYGVLAGDLYKKGFEWLLFRCIGPKEAMLAMAEVHEGIAGAHQAGPRMRWLIHKYDFYWPKMEQDYIRYAKGCEVEAKPLKSPTQEAVIKFFKEYIVHRHGLPESITTDQGTMFTGGDIVWWASQMKIKMVHSTPYYAQANGQAEATNKAIKLIVQKMVEENPRQWHVLLSEAVCANRTSQKSATGTSPFRMVYGYDAMLPMELSVMSTRRLY